A genomic segment from Geitlerinema sp. PCC 7407 encodes:
- a CDS encoding pentapeptide repeat-containing protein, with the protein MAIAPFSSLTLPEDLPPALAQACRDFLLASAGDRRQALRQLGLGRYDFLVSLPATDANLRCLSRFLAQPSRVKFPQLQGVELPGAALEGVNWIRGNLQGANLQGARLGRADLLFADFSGADLRRADLRGATLAETVWHQAQVQGCHLGTDLGLSPEQARDLVRRGAMIADSDA; encoded by the coding sequence ATGGCGATCGCCCCTTTCTCCTCCTTGACCCTGCCCGAAGACTTGCCCCCGGCCCTCGCCCAGGCCTGCCGAGATTTCTTGCTGGCCTCCGCAGGCGATCGCCGCCAAGCGTTGCGCCAGTTGGGCTTGGGCCGCTACGACTTTTTGGTCTCGCTGCCCGCGACCGACGCTAATTTGCGCTGTCTGAGCCGCTTTTTGGCCCAGCCGAGCCGCGTGAAGTTTCCCCAGCTTCAGGGTGTGGAGCTGCCGGGTGCGGCCCTAGAGGGCGTGAACTGGATTCGCGGCAACCTCCAGGGAGCGAATTTGCAGGGCGCTCGCCTGGGCCGGGCAGATTTGCTGTTTGCTGATTTTTCGGGAGCGGATTTGCGGCGGGCCGATTTGCGAGGCGCGACCCTCGCCGAAACGGTGTGGCATCAAGCGCAGGTGCAGGGGTGCCACCTCGGGACGGATCTGGGGCTGAGCCCTGAGCAGGCCCGGGACTTGGTGCGGCGAGGTGCAATGATTGCAGACTCAGACGCCTAG